Proteins co-encoded in one Brassica oleracea var. oleracea cultivar TO1000 chromosome C4, BOL, whole genome shotgun sequence genomic window:
- the LOC106339967 gene encoding poly(ADP-ribose) glycohydrolase 1-like: MERREDLETILAYLPLVIQDSSLSWPSSHLVEVLEALTKGPSHSRVDSGQTLSDSISDMRQSLSLTPHLSYSALQGYALFFDEKMSKEESSRWFNEVLPAMACLLLRFPSLLELHYLNSENLINGVETGLRVLCSNKAGIVFLSQELIGALLSCSFFCLFPVDDRSSNRLPNINFDKLFGSLISTGRNEHQENKIRCITHYFQRISSCIPPGFVSFERKILSIESGLQAFPDEGFWSTSTVNLCPVEVHTCGLIEDQSVEALEVDFANKYLGGGALRKGCVQEEIRFMINPELIAGMLFLPAMEVSEAIEVVGAERFSHYTGYSSSFRFSGDYVDTKERDVFGRRKTRIVAIDALRHPGISQYKPECLLREANKALCGFLHVCKNQCMDHEDGVGVATGNWGCGAYGGDPEVKSLLQWIAVSQARRPFMSYYTFGFEALHNLNQVTELVISKGWRVGDVWRKLVEYSNQRLRSSKKRREPKAGLFDWLISTNAA, encoded by the exons ATGGAGAGAAGGGAAGATCTTGAGACGATTTTAGCCTACTTGCCGCTAGTGATTCAGGATTCTTCACTGTCTTGGCCATCCTCACACTTGGTGGAGGTTTTAGAAGCTTTGACCAAAGGACCGAGTCACAGCCGAGTTGACTCGGGACAAACTCTGTCTGATTCCATCTCTGACATGAGACAATCTCTCTCTTTGACTCCTCATCTTTCTTATTCAGCACTTCAAGGCTACGCTCTCTTCTTCGACGAG AAAATGTCAAAAGAAGAATCAAGCAGATGGTTCAACGAGGTTTTGCCTGCCATGGCTTGTCTTCTTCTGAGATTCCCATCTCTCTTGGAATTACACTATCTTAATTCGGAGAATCTCATCAATGGAGTTGAAACCGGTCTTCGTGTCTTATGCTCCAACAAAGCCGGCATTGTATTCCTCAGCCAG GAACTTATAGGAGCCTTGCTTTCTTGTTCTTTCTTCTGTTTGTTTCCTGTCGATGATAGAAGCTCTAATCGTCTTCCAAACATCAATTTCGACAAACTATTCGG AAGCCTAATCAGCACGGGACGAAACGAGCACCAAGAGAACAAGATAAGGTGCATAACTCATTACTTCCAGAGGATATCTTCATGTATCCCTCCTGGCTTCGTCTCATTCGAGAGGAAGATTCTCTCTATAGAATCTGGCCTTCAAGCCTTTCCTGACGAAGGCTTTTGGAGTACATCTACTGTCAATCTCTGCCCTGTTGAG GTTCACACTTGTGGTTTGATAGAGGATCAAAGCGTTGAAGCTCTTGAAGTTGACTTCGCCAACAAGTACCTAGGAGGCGGCGCTCTTCGCAAGGGATGTGTCCAG GAAGAGATTCGGTTCATGATAAATCCAGAATTGATCGCTGGTATGCTCTTCTTACCAGCCATGGAAGTCTCTGAAGCAATTGAAGTTGTTGGTGCCGAAAGATTCTCTCACTACACAGG ATATTCATCTTCATTTAGGTTCTCTGGTGATTACGTAGACACAAAGGAAAGAGATGTTTTTGGAAGGCGAAAAACAAGAATCGTCGCCATAGATGCTCTGCGTCATCCAGGAATCTCCCAGTACAAACCTGAATGTCTCCTACG GGAGGCTAATAAGGCTCTATGTGGTTTCCTCCATGTCTGCAAGAACCAGTGCATGGATCATGAAGATGGTGTTGGTGTTGCTACAGGGAACTGGGGATGTGGTGCTTATGGTGGAGATCCTGAGGTCAAATCTCTCCTTCAGTGGATTGCTGTTTCACAG GCAAGAAGGCCTTTCATGTCTTACTACACTTTTGGATTTGAAGCACTTCATAACCTAAATCAGGTAACGGAATTGGTTATATCTAAAGGATGGAGGGTGGGAGATGTATGGAGGAAGCTGGTGGAGTATTCGAACCAGAGATTAAGAAGCAGCAAGAAAAGAAGAGAGCCTAAAGCTGGTTTGTTTGATTGGCTTATTTCTACCAATGCTGCTTAA
- the LOC106341670 gene encoding ankyrin repeat-containing protein At5g02620 isoform X1 — protein MTIMEEKQSSPVHQTKTMEKQQSFRCVENNNNPPRKARSLEKQVSFQGVSVENHHHPSRLGRSMEKQQSFRGVTTAENQKRGVIMEKLPSFGKASTTMERQKSFRGGFLEKQKSFRVVMERQLSFIGERRKKTESPGKRGDSPLHIAARTGNLGKVNDLIRGGCDGEELRELLSKQNLEGETPLYTAAENGHSAVVEEMLERMDLQTASIAARNGFDPFHVAAKQGHLEVLKILLETFPNLAMTTDLLCTTALHTAATQGHIDVVNLLLETDSNLAKIAKNNGKTALHSAARMGHVEVVKSLIGNDPSIGFRTDKKGQTALHMAVKGQNDGIVVELVKPDVAVLSVEDNKGNTPLHIATNKGRIKVIVRCLLSFEGINLNPINKAGDTPLDVAERIGNAELASVLKEAGAATAKDLGKPQNPAKQLKQTVSDIKHEVQSQLQQSRQTGVRVQKIAKRLKKLHISGLNNAINSATVVAVLIATVAFAAIFTIPGQYEEDRSKGDLLGQAHIANKAPFLVFFIFDSLALFISLAVVVVQTSVVVIEEKAKKKLVFVINKLMWCACLFISIAFVSLSYIVVGKEEMWLAVCATVIGSTIMLTTIGAMCYCVIMHRVEESKLKSIRKERSKSQSFSMSRMPSDSEILNGEYNKRMYAL, from the exons ATGACGATAATGGAGGAGAAGCAGAGTAGTCCTGTGCATCAGACGAAAACAATGGAGAAGCAACAGAGTTTTCGATGTGTGGAGAACAACAACAACCCGCCAAGAAAGGCTAGATCTTTAGAGAAACAAGTCAGTTTCCAAGGCGTGAGCGTCGAGAATCATCATCACCCAAGCAGGCTCGGAAGATCAATGGAGAAGCAACAGAGCTTCCGAGGCGTGACCACTGCAGAGAATCAGAAACGCGGAGTTATTATGGAGAAGCTTCCTAGTTTTGGCAAAGCATCAACAACGATGGAGAGGCAGAAGAGTTTCCGCGGCGGGTTCTTAGAGAAGCAGAAGAGCTTCCGTGTGGTGATGGAGAGGCAGTTGAGCTTCATCGGCGAGAGGAGGAAGAAGACTGAGTCGCCAGGGAAGAGAGGAGACTCGCCTCTTCATATAGCTGCTAGAACTGGGAACTTAGGTAAGGTTAACGATCTGATTCGAGGCGGTTGCGATGGAGAGGAGTTGAGAGAGTTGTTGTCAAAGCAGAATCTTGAAGGAGAGACTCCTCTTTACACTGCTGCAGAGAATGGTCATTCAGCTGTTGTTGAGGAGATGTTGGAGCGTATGGATCTCCAAACTGCTTCAATCGCTGCTAGAAACGGGTTTGATCCGTTCCATGTCGCAGCTAAACAAGGCCATCTTG AGGTGTTGAAGATTCTGTTGGAGACGTTCCCAAACTTGGCGATGACAACTGATTTGTTGTGCACAACTGCGTTACACACAGCTGCAACGCAAGGGCACATCGATGTGGTGAATCTTCTTCTGGAGACGGATTCTAACTTGGCTAAGATAGCTAAGAACAATGGTAAAACCGCGCTTCACTCTGCAGCAAGGATGGGTCATGTGGAAGTTGTTAAGTCTCTGATAGGGAATGATCCAAGCATTGGGTTTAGAACTGATAAAAAGGGACAAACTGCTCTTCACATGGCTGTTAAAGGTCAAAACGATGGGATCGTTGTTGAGTTGGTGAAGCCTGATGTTGCGGTTTTGAGCGTTGAGGATAACAAAGGGAACACTCCATTGCACATTGCCACAAACAAGGGCCGTATCAAGGTA ATAGTGCGGTGTTTGTTATCTTTTGAAGGCATTAACCTCAACCCAATAAACAAAGCTGGAGATACGCCACTCGATGTTGCTGAGAGGATAGGAAACGCAGAGCTTGCGTCGGTCCTTAAAGAAGCAGGAGCTGCTACAGCTAAGGATCTAGGGAAGCCTCAAAACCCAGCTAAGCAACTCAAGCAAACAGTCAGCGACATTAAGCACGAGGTACAATCTCAGCTTCAGCAGTCTAGGCAAACCGGTGTAAGAGTCCAGAAGATAGCAAAGAGACTCAAGAAGCTTCACATTAGCGGTCTAAACAACGCTATCAACTCGGCAACCGTCGTGGCTGTGCTTATCGCCACCGTGGCTTTCGCAGCCATTTTCACAATCCCCGGTCAATATGAAGAGGACCGGTCGAAAGGAGATTTGCTAGGACAAGCTCATATAGCGAATAAAGCACCATTTCTGGTCTTTTTCATCTTTGACAGCTTGGCGCTGTTTATCTCCTTAGCTGTTGTTGTTGTGCAGACTTCAGTTGTGGTGATTGAGGAAAAGGCCAAGAAGAAGCTTGTCTTTGTGATCAACAAGCTCATGTGGTGTGCCTGTTTGTTCATATCCATTGCCTTTGTTTCCCTCTCTTACATTGTTGTGGGCAAAGAGGAGATGTGGTTGGCCGTGTGTGCAACTGTTATCGGCAGCACCATCATGTTGACAACGATCGGTGCCATGTGTTACTGTGTGATCATGCATAGGGTGGAGGAATCCAAGTTAAAGAGCATAAGGAAAGAGAGAAGCAAGTCTCAGTCTTTCTCTATGTCTCGTATGCCTTCTGATTCAGAGATTCTAAATGGTGAATACAACAAGAGAATGTATGCACTATGA
- the LOC106341670 gene encoding ankyrin repeat-containing protein At5g02620 isoform X2: MTIMEEKQSSPVHQTKTMEKQQSFRCVENNNNPPRKARSLEKQVSFQGVSVENHHHPSRLGRSMEKQQSFRGVTTAENQKRGVIMEKLPSFGKASTTMERQKSFRGGFLEKQKSFRVVMERQLSFIGERRKKTESPGKRGDSPLHIAARTGNLGKVNDLIRGGCDGEELRELLSKQNLEGETPLYTAAENGHSAVVEEMLERMDLQTASIAARNGFDPFHVAAKQGHLEVLKILLETFPNLAMTTDLLCTTALHTAATQGHIDVVNLLLETDSNLAKIAKNNGKTALHSAARMGHVEVVKSLIGNDPSIGFRTDKKGQTALHMAVKGQNDGIVVELVKPDVAVLSVEDNKGNTPLHIATNKGRIKIVRCLLSFEGINLNPINKAGDTPLDVAERIGNAELASVLKEAGAATAKDLGKPQNPAKQLKQTVSDIKHEVQSQLQQSRQTGVRVQKIAKRLKKLHISGLNNAINSATVVAVLIATVAFAAIFTIPGQYEEDRSKGDLLGQAHIANKAPFLVFFIFDSLALFISLAVVVVQTSVVVIEEKAKKKLVFVINKLMWCACLFISIAFVSLSYIVVGKEEMWLAVCATVIGSTIMLTTIGAMCYCVIMHRVEESKLKSIRKERSKSQSFSMSRMPSDSEILNGEYNKRMYAL, translated from the exons ATGACGATAATGGAGGAGAAGCAGAGTAGTCCTGTGCATCAGACGAAAACAATGGAGAAGCAACAGAGTTTTCGATGTGTGGAGAACAACAACAACCCGCCAAGAAAGGCTAGATCTTTAGAGAAACAAGTCAGTTTCCAAGGCGTGAGCGTCGAGAATCATCATCACCCAAGCAGGCTCGGAAGATCAATGGAGAAGCAACAGAGCTTCCGAGGCGTGACCACTGCAGAGAATCAGAAACGCGGAGTTATTATGGAGAAGCTTCCTAGTTTTGGCAAAGCATCAACAACGATGGAGAGGCAGAAGAGTTTCCGCGGCGGGTTCTTAGAGAAGCAGAAGAGCTTCCGTGTGGTGATGGAGAGGCAGTTGAGCTTCATCGGCGAGAGGAGGAAGAAGACTGAGTCGCCAGGGAAGAGAGGAGACTCGCCTCTTCATATAGCTGCTAGAACTGGGAACTTAGGTAAGGTTAACGATCTGATTCGAGGCGGTTGCGATGGAGAGGAGTTGAGAGAGTTGTTGTCAAAGCAGAATCTTGAAGGAGAGACTCCTCTTTACACTGCTGCAGAGAATGGTCATTCAGCTGTTGTTGAGGAGATGTTGGAGCGTATGGATCTCCAAACTGCTTCAATCGCTGCTAGAAACGGGTTTGATCCGTTCCATGTCGCAGCTAAACAAGGCCATCTTG AGGTGTTGAAGATTCTGTTGGAGACGTTCCCAAACTTGGCGATGACAACTGATTTGTTGTGCACAACTGCGTTACACACAGCTGCAACGCAAGGGCACATCGATGTGGTGAATCTTCTTCTGGAGACGGATTCTAACTTGGCTAAGATAGCTAAGAACAATGGTAAAACCGCGCTTCACTCTGCAGCAAGGATGGGTCATGTGGAAGTTGTTAAGTCTCTGATAGGGAATGATCCAAGCATTGGGTTTAGAACTGATAAAAAGGGACAAACTGCTCTTCACATGGCTGTTAAAGGTCAAAACGATGGGATCGTTGTTGAGTTGGTGAAGCCTGATGTTGCGGTTTTGAGCGTTGAGGATAACAAAGGGAACACTCCATTGCACATTGCCACAAACAAGGGCCGTATCAAG ATAGTGCGGTGTTTGTTATCTTTTGAAGGCATTAACCTCAACCCAATAAACAAAGCTGGAGATACGCCACTCGATGTTGCTGAGAGGATAGGAAACGCAGAGCTTGCGTCGGTCCTTAAAGAAGCAGGAGCTGCTACAGCTAAGGATCTAGGGAAGCCTCAAAACCCAGCTAAGCAACTCAAGCAAACAGTCAGCGACATTAAGCACGAGGTACAATCTCAGCTTCAGCAGTCTAGGCAAACCGGTGTAAGAGTCCAGAAGATAGCAAAGAGACTCAAGAAGCTTCACATTAGCGGTCTAAACAACGCTATCAACTCGGCAACCGTCGTGGCTGTGCTTATCGCCACCGTGGCTTTCGCAGCCATTTTCACAATCCCCGGTCAATATGAAGAGGACCGGTCGAAAGGAGATTTGCTAGGACAAGCTCATATAGCGAATAAAGCACCATTTCTGGTCTTTTTCATCTTTGACAGCTTGGCGCTGTTTATCTCCTTAGCTGTTGTTGTTGTGCAGACTTCAGTTGTGGTGATTGAGGAAAAGGCCAAGAAGAAGCTTGTCTTTGTGATCAACAAGCTCATGTGGTGTGCCTGTTTGTTCATATCCATTGCCTTTGTTTCCCTCTCTTACATTGTTGTGGGCAAAGAGGAGATGTGGTTGGCCGTGTGTGCAACTGTTATCGGCAGCACCATCATGTTGACAACGATCGGTGCCATGTGTTACTGTGTGATCATGCATAGGGTGGAGGAATCCAAGTTAAAGAGCATAAGGAAAGAGAGAAGCAAGTCTCAGTCTTTCTCTATGTCTCGTATGCCTTCTGATTCAGAGATTCTAAATGGTGAATACAACAAGAGAATGTATGCACTATGA
- the LOC106336970 gene encoding acetolactate synthase small subunit 2, chloroplastic-like, whose product MASVSSTSSLSLVSSRSACTDPSLPLFPSTTRVSFPTMKPSTRGNEMGKRTERIVRCVNGNVSDASSATPNSKVRKHTISVFVGDESGMINRIAGVFARRGYNIQSLAVGLNRDKALFTIVVSGTERVLQQVIEQLQKLVNVLKVEDISSEPQVERELMLVKVNAHPESRAEIMWLVNTFRARVVDISEHALTIEVTGDPGKMIAVERNLRKFQIREIVRTGKIALRREKMGATAPFWRFSAASYPDLKEQAPVNVLRGSKKGDVLPPNEKPAGGDVYPVEPTSDLMVHHVLDAHWGLLTDEDTSGLRSHTLSLLVNDVPGVLNLVTGVFARRGYNIQSLAVGHAETEGISRITTVVPATDESVSKLVQQLYKLVDVHEVRDLTHLPFAERELMLIKIAVNAAARRDVLDIASVFRAKTVDVSDHTITLQLTGDLDKMVALQRLLEPYGICEVARTGRVALARESGVDSNYLRGYSFPLSS is encoded by the exons ATGGCGTCAGTTTCATCAACCTCTTCCCTATCTCTCGTCTCCTCGAGATCGGCATGCACCGATCCTTCTCTCCCTCTCTTCCCCTCGACGACGCGTGTATCGTTCCCAACGATGAAACCTTCGACGCGTGGCAATGAAATGGGCAAGAGAACGGAGAGAATCGTCAGATGCGTCAACGGGAACGTCTCTGACGCTTCCTCCGCAACTCCAAATTCGAA GGTGAGGAAGCACACGATTTCAGTGTTCGTTGGAGATGAAAGCGGGATGATTAATAGGATTGCAGGAGTCTTTGCGAGGAGAGGATACAATATCCAGAGTCTTGCTGTTGGTTTGAACAGAGACAAGGCTCTGTTCACCATTGTTGTCTCTGGTACTGAGAGGGTGCTTCAGCAGGTCATCGAGCAGCTCCAGAAGCTCGTTAATGTTCTCAAG GTTGAAGATATCTCGAGTGAGCCGCAAGTGGAGCGAGAGCTGATGCTTGTGAAAGTGAATGCGCATCCGGAATCCAGGGCAGAG ATCATGTGGCTAGTTAACACATTCAGAGCAAGAGTTGTGGATATTTCGGAACATGCATTGACTATTGAG GTAACTGGAGATCCTGGGAAGATGATTGCTGTAGAAAGAAATTTGAGAAAGTTTCAGATCAGAGAGATTGTCAGGACAGGAAAG ATAGCACTGAGAAGGGAAAAGATGGGTGCTACTGCTCCATTTTGGAGATTTTCAGCAGCGTCCTATCCAGATCTCAAGGAGCAAGCACCTGTTAATGTTCTTCGAGGTAGCAAAAAAGGAGATGTGCTCCCTCCAAATGAAAAACCAGCAGGG GGAGATGTTTATCCCGTTGAGCCAACTTCTGACCTGATGGTACATCATGTTCTTGACGCTCACTGGGGACTTCTCACGGACGAAGAT ACGAGTGGACTACGGTCACATACTCTATCTTTGCTGGTAAACGATGTTCCAGGAGTACTTAATCTTGTAACTGGTGTTTTCGCTCGAAGGGGATACAATATTCAG AGCTTAGCTGTAGGACATGCTGAAACAGAGGGAATTTCACGCATTACAACAGTTGTTCCTGCAACAGATGAATCAGTCAGCAAATTGGTGCAGCAACTTTATAAACTCGTAGATGTGCATGAG GTCCGTGATCTTACTCATTTGCCATTTGCTGAGAGAGAACTGATGCTGATTAAGATTGCTGTGAATGCTGCTGCAAGAAGAGATGTCCTGGACATTGCTAGTGTTTTCAGGGCAAAAACTGTTGACGTATCCGATCATACAATTACTTTGCAG CTTACTGGTGATCTTGACAAGATGGTGGCACTGCAAAGGTTGTTGGAGCCTTACGGTATATGCGAG GTAGCAAGAACCGGGCGTGTGGCATTGGCTCGTGAATCTGGAGTGGACTCTAATTATCTTCGTGGATACTCCTTCCCTTTATCAAGTTAA
- the LOC106341669 gene encoding type II inositol polyphosphate 5-phosphatase 14 has protein sequence MDSVIIEPDEREALSSLVPSHPPPRKTHSYVEQYEQKPQHHPIRKYSLDEGSRSVPTDSEPVYFDSSDGEFSTVDGRNGGDRGNEEDHCVITPPSKPAPAPQRGEIAGHGGGGGGGEGGEDIEPLPEFMGAGGGVDVFKVPVRAAVNPGRPPCLEIRPHPLRETQTGKFLRNIACTESQLWAGQENGVRFWNLEEAYEVGYGVGGQVRRGDEDTAPFHESVAISPTLCLLIDHGNRLVWSGHKDGKIRAWKMDQPVTNTADDSKPFKERLSWQAHRGPVNYIVISSYGDMWSCSDGGVIKIWTFDSLEKSLVLKAEEKHMAALLVERSGIDLRSQVTVNGTCSISSSDVKFLLVDTVRAKVWAVQHLSFSMWDAQNKDLLKVFNIDGQVENRVDGTPAQGQQVEETKAKFFSTPKKDKSQGFLQRSRHAIMGAAGAVRRAATRSTGAFAEDPRKVEAIAIAADGSIWTGSMNGVIAQWDGNGNRLREVNHHQQAVLCFCTFGDRIYVGYSSGYIQILDLGGKLVASWVSHNEPVIKLAAGGGFIFSLATHGGVRGWYVTSPGPLDSVIRTDLSQKGNTYARQDSVKILIGTWNVGEGRASRGALMSWLGSDVSDVGIVAVGLQEVDMGAGFLAMSTAKETVGVEGSVVGKWWIDAIGNALDERNTFERMGSRQLAGLLISLWVRKDIRTHVGDLDVAAVPCGFGRAIGNKGGVGLRIRVYDRIMCFVNCHLAAHLEAVTRRNADFNHIYRSMVFSKGQSLYTVPAAGASSSTQAQKNNTNTNIITEEEKSDLAAADFVAFFGDFNYRLFGITYDEARDFISHRSFDWLREKDQLRAEMSEGKVFQGMREALITFPPTYKFEKNKPGLGGYDSGEKKRIPAWCDRVIFRDNQSTPFSECNLQCPVVSCTVMYEACMDVTESDHKPVRCKLHANIAHTDKSVRRQELGKIIKSSEKLRSMFEELRYVPETSVSTNSILLQSQDTFIFSITNKSNSSRALFNIVCKGQTVVRDDGGTFGLPRWLEVSPGAGMIKPDASVQVKVHHEDSNTSDESFDGIQQQNSSCEEACDKEVTLMVIIQGSCSTRTTSHSIKVRYCFSAAKSVNLAYSKPKPNNATKNNQEGSTRYQPENYRGGSTRRG, from the exons ATGGATTCGGTTATCATCGAACCAGACGAGCGTGAGGCGTTGTCATCGCTGGTTCCCTCTCATCCACCGCCGCGTAAGACACATTCCTACGTCGAGCAATACGAGCAGAAGCCGCAGCATCACCCGATCCGCAAATACAGCCTTGACGAGGGCTCAAGATCCGTGCCAACAGATTCCGAACCTGTCTATTTCGATTCCTCCGACGGCGAGTTCTCCACCGTAGACGGAAGAAATGGTGGCGACAGAGGCAATGAGGAGGATCACTGCGTCATCACCCCTCCGTCCAAACCAGCACCAGCACCGCAGCGTGGTGAGATTGCTGGTCACGGAGGAGGAGGAGGAGGAGGAGAAGGAGGGGAAGACATTGAGCCCCTTCCGGAGTTCATGGGAGCAGGAGGTGGTGTAGACGTTTTCAAAGTTCCTGTCCGTGCAGCGGTGAACCCTGGACGCCCGCCGTGTCTCGAGATCCGGCCGCACCCGTTGAGAGAGACTCAAACAGGGAAGTTTCTGAGGAACATTGCTTGCACAGAAAGTCAGCTATGGGCGGGACAGGAGAACGGCGTGAGGTTCTGGAACCTGGAGGAAGCATACGAGGTCGGTTATGGTGTAGGCGGGCAGGTGAGGCGAGGGGACGAGGATACAGCGCCGTTTCATGAATCTGTTGCAATCTCTCCCACCTTGTGTTTGCTTATTGACCACGGGAATAGGCTTGTGTGGAGCGGCCACAAGGATGGCAAAATCAGGGCTTGGAAAATGGATCAGCCGGTTACCAACACTGCCGATGATTCAAAGCCTTTCAAGGAACGTCTCTCGTGGCAAGCTCATCGTGGTCCTGTGAATTACATTGTCATTAGCTCCTATG GTGATATGTGGTCATGCTCTGATGGCGGAGTGATTAAGATATGGACTTTTGATTCTTTAGAGAAGTCTCTTGTGCTTAAAGCAGAGGAGAAGCATATGGCTGCGTTGTTAGTGGAGAGGTCTGGTATTGACCTTAGGAGCCAAGTTACGGTCAATGGTACATGCAGCATTTCTTCCTCAGATGTCAAGTTTTTGTTAGTTGATACCGTAAGAGCTAAAGTGTGGGCCGTGCAGCATCTCTCATTTTCAATGTG GGATGCTCAGAATAAAGATCTTCTGAAAGTCTTCAACATTGATGGACAAGTCGAAAACCGTGTGGATGGCACACCTGCACAAGGGCAACAAGTTGAAGAGACGAAAGCGAAGTTCTTCTCCACACCGAAAAAGGATAAATCTCAAGGCTTTCTGCAGAGATCACGGCATGCCATAATGGGAGCTGCAGGAGCTGTCCGCCGAGCTGCCACTAGAAGCACAGGAGCTTTCGCGGAAGATCCTAGGAAAGTTGAAGCTATTGCCATTGCGGCAGATGGGTCAATTTGGACTGGAAGCATGAACGGAGTAATTGCTCAGTGGGACGGAAATGGAAACCGCTTGCGCGAAGTAAACCATCATCAGCAGGCTGTTCTGTGCTTTTGCACTTTTGGTGATCGAATATATGTAGGTTATTCGAGTGGTTACATCCAGATTTTGGATCTTGGTGGAAAGCTAGTTGCAAGCTGGGTTTCACATAATGAACCTGTGATAAAGCTAGCAGCAGGTGGTGGTTTCATTTTTAGTTTAGCCACTCATGGTGGTGTGAGAGGATGGTATGTGACATCACCAGGACCTCTAGATAGCGTAATCCGAACGGATTTGTCTCAAAAGGGGAATACTTACGCCCGGCAGGACAGTGTTAAGATCTTGATTGGTACCTGGAATGTTGGTGAAGGACGAGCTTCAAGGGGAGCGCTTATGTCTTGGCTGGGCTCTGATGTTTCAGATGTTGGCATTGTAGCTGTGGGGTTGCAGGAGGTGGATATGGGGGCGGGTTTTCTTGCCATGTCTACTGCTAAGGAAACG GTAGGGGTTGAAGGAAGTGTTGTGGGGAAATGGTGGATTGATGCAATTGGAAATGCACTGGATGAGAGAAACACTTTCGAACGTATGGGTTCAAGGCAATTAGCGGGACTGCTAATATCTCTTTG GGTGAGGAAGGATATTAGAACACATGTCGGAGATCTTGATGTCGCAGCAGTTCCATGTGGCTTTGGCCGCGCCATTGGCAACAAG GGAGGTGTGGGCTTGAGAATCAGAGTTTATGATCGGATTATGTGCTTTGTGAACTGTCACTTGGCTGCTCACTTGGAGGCAGTTACTCGGAGAAACGCCGATTTCAATCACATATATCGATCAATGGTCTTCTCCAAAGGACAAAGTTTATATACTGTTCCAGCTG CCGGTGCTTCATCATCTACCCAAGCACAAAAGAATAACACT AATACAAACATCATCACTGAAGAGGAGAAATCTGATTTAGCAGCAGCAGACTTTGTTGCATTCTTTGGTGACTTCAATTATAGGTTATTTGGTATAACCTACGACGAGGCGAGGGACTTCATTTCTCACCGGTCATTTGATTGGCTCAGAGAGAAAGACCAACTCAGGGCAGAGATGAGTGAAGGAAAAGTGTTCCAAGGAATGCGTGAGGCGTTGATCACCTTTCCACCAACTTACAAATTCGAAAAGAATAAGCCAGGCCTTGGAG GGTATGATTCAGGGGAGAAGAAGCGTATACCTGCGTGGTGTGACAGAGTTATATTCAGAGATAACCAATCAACTCCATTTTCTGAGTGCAATCTGCAGTGCCCTGTTGTTTCTTGTACTGTAAT GTATGAAGCTTGCATGGATGTGACAGAGAGTGATCACAAACCTGTGCGCTGCAAACTTCATGCAAACATAGCTCACACCGATAAATCTGTGCGAAGACAGGAACTGGGGAAAATAATAAAGTCTAGTGAGAAACTCAGATCCATGTTCGAGGAACTAAGATACGTTCCGGAAACATCAGTGAGCACAAACAGTATTCTTCTTCAGAGTCAGGACACGTTCATCTTCTCAATCACAAACAAGTCAAACTCGAGTAGAGCCCTCTTCAACATCGTCTGCAAGGGCCAGACTGTCGTTAGAGATGACGGAGGCACCTTTGGTCTCCCTCGCTGGCTTGAG GTTTCTCCAGGAGCTGGTATGATAAAACCAGACGCTTCAGTGCAGGTGAAGGTTCATCATGAAGACTCAAACACCTCAGATGAGTCCTTTGATGGCATCCAACAACAAAACTCATCGTGTGAAGAAGCTTGCGACAAGGAAGTGACCCTGATGGTAATCATCCAGGGAAGCTGCTCGACCAGAACAACAAGCCACTCTATCAAAGTCCGCTACTGCTTCTCAGCGGCCAAATCAGTTAATCTCGCTTATTCCAAACCCAAACCCAACAACGCCACAAAGAATAATCAAGAGGGTTCCACTCGTTACCAGCCAGAGAATTACCGCGGTGGGAGCACCAGACGGGGTTGA